The following is a genomic window from Myxococcales bacterium.
GTGCTCGAGACGAAAATCAAAACTTTACCAGAGCATTGACTGAAGCCCCGCTGGGCAGGAAGTATGAAAGTATCCTTGAATACTTTGAAAACACCTTTTCTGGTGAAAAACGTGATCATGTGAAGTTGGTTGCAATTGAGAAAGTGTGGTCCGAAATAACAACGTTAGCAAATGAAGGTCAGCTCCCAGATAACAATCTGGCTGAAGACATTGACGTACTAAGGAAAAGCTTTGATGAAGAGCTTTTGCATCCCATTATGAAGGTAAGAAATCTCGCAGCAGCGAGCGATATCACACGCCTTGTTATTTTGTACTTATATGGTGGCGTGTATTTTGATTTTGACATTACCGTTGGAATCGCGGGAGGCGATTTTACCTTGGAGATCCCTAAACCGGAGTGTGATTTCTTGATGGGATTATTTTCCGAGAGAGAAAATAGGTACGTCGTCAGCAATCAAATGCTTTTTTCAAAGCGCCGCGGAAAATTTGTCAGAGAGTATTTGAGTGTAGTCGCGGAAAACTACCGCAATTTAAATAGCGATTCTCCCGGCACCATTTCAATCGTCGAATACGACGAAGACGCCGTTAAAAATTCGAAATCTGTCAAGAGACTAGAAATGCAGGTACTACCAATCCACAAAGATCTGCCTGACGAAAAAGCGATGGAGCTATATCATGAAATGGATATTATTAGCCTTTCATCCTCCTTTCCTCATAAGACTGAAGACCGAAAAATAAAACTAATTGAATATCTGCAGGGAAAAATCAATATGCTTTATGCCGTCTGTGGCGAATTTGCTCCAAAAGAAAATCCCATGTCTTTATTCATCACTAAATATAGCGAAACAATACAGAAGCTTCAAAGTGGCCTATGGCCAAGCACAAAACAAAGTAAAATGTTCGGGTTCGATATCGATAGATTTACTCTAACGTTGGCTGTATCTGGGCCGGTCGCAATGAAAAAAACCGTTGAAAAATACTACAATGGAGATTGTGAACAGATCAGAGCTGAAACCAAATTTAATGGTCGATCAACTGACTCAAAGCTCTGGAGTGGAATAATGGATACGCTAAATGAAATTGTAGAGGATGGAGTGTCCTCGAATTAGCCGCTCTATCAAATTCTCGGTGCTCTTCAGTATGAAGACGGCGATGCGGTTCTGCGATATGTATTCTGCAGGCACTTGTTAAGAGGAATTAACAAATGACTTATTTGTCAATAAGAGCAACAGCGCTGTTTTCTTTGTTGGTAAGCAGCTCCATATTTTGTAATGATAATTCATATGAATTTGATATGGAACGTGCGAAGTTCTTTGTGGAATATGGTAACCAAGAAAAACAAGACGCGGTTACGGATGACATGAGGCAGCAGCTACACCAAAAAATGGATGAAATGATTTCTTTTTTTGCCACGTACATCAAAGCAGGAAAAAATTATTGCAAAGTTAAAGATGAGCTAAATGCACTGAGCATTCAGATCGATGATATGAAATCATTGAATAATATTAAGTTTGAAACTTTTTTTATTGTTGGAACCAAGCTATGCATGATGACAGATTTAGCTCAAGATCGATATTGTGGGGTTTTTAATTCAACCGCTGATTTTCTTCTCAATGAGCAAAGATTAGAGGACAGTAAATTATTTTTATACGCTGACGTTAGACACGTTAAAATTGGGTCCGATTCCGTCAATAAGTATTGCATTCCGATATACAGCGAATCTGGGCTGTTTGGAATTGGTACATGGCTCTACACCGTTGCTCATGGATACGACATTCTTAGCTTTTCAGCCAAACCTGGACCTGCACATCGAGGAAGATTCCAGATGTCGTCGATGTCATTGCTCGGTCATGATCTTGTCCATAACGATGGAGACAGATTCTTTTTTTTCGGCGAAGGAAAAATGCATCTCGTGTGGAAACAATATTCAGAAAATTTCGAAAAAGTAACTCAACTTTTTAATTCAGAAGTTAATCCCAATGCTAAAATCGATAAACTACTTCTTTTCATATGGCTGCACGAATATACTGATTGGATCAGTAAAGATTCGGCAAAAAAATCATGGCAAAATGCTGAGAATTTTTGCAGATGGAAAAAAGGCCAAGGTTCAAACAACAACGAAGGAGATTTTGTTGATGAGTTTTATCGCTTAGGCCTCATCCCTAGCGATGATTTGAATCAGTTTGCCTAATATGTATGACATAGTTATGAAAAGATTTAACGGCACCTTGGGCGATTTGTTTGAACAATTATTTAAAGATATCAGCAACAACAGTAATGGCTAAACCTTTAGCTTGAGCCATCGTCAATCAAGCGCAATCGTGCGGCGAAATGGGTGTCCGGTAGTCGATGGAACCGCGGTACAACCTGGTTCCCGGTAGAACTATGCTCATTTTCTAGCAAATAGCCAGCCAGGCCTTAAGGAACCCATGCTAAGCGAGGAATTTAGACAGAGGGGGCCCTGTTTCTTAGGCCTAATTTTCTAGAAATCTGGCTAAGGTAGGGGATACCGAATTTATTATTGTGTCGGATTGCCAACAATAAAAACTCTCTTATTTGAAGGGACTATTTGAAGAATTCGAAATAGCTCAATAACTGAGTTAGAGTTAGATTTAGCTATTCTACCACTAGTTGTGGGCCAATCTGATATTAAAATACCAGGCACAGAAAAATATACCCACGAGCTAGTTTTCATTAGTCTTTTAGATGTTAAAAGGATTGTTACGCGTCTATTATTAAATAACGAAATATTGTCAATAAATTTTTGATAATCACTTTTGTTATCAATAAAATAGTCAAGCGCATTGGAGACATCGAAAAGTAGCGGGGTGTTTTCAAATCCAACTTGATTTAAGCAATTTCTAATACCCTTAAGAGTTTTTTGCCCTTTTAGGTCGCCCATTACCACAGAGATTCTATTATCCGCCAAAAGAGTTTGAATTTTTTGCCAAGCTTCATCTGAATGCCAAAAAGTCATGCTTGCATTTATTTCGCTAAGGTCTTCTAAGTCGTAGACTCGGTTTTTCTGCGAATCTGCTCCAACACCCATAAAACGGCCTATGGCTTCTGATAGCCTCCCATTTAGGTCGGCTCCTAAACTTGGATCAATAATCGGCTGCTCTTTAGGAAAAACACTCCTTTTCTTAAGCAACGATAATAAATTTTGTATCTGATTAGCAAAACTAGGCGGATGGGTTGAGGCTATAACTAGGTCGATATCTTGAATTGAAAACTGACGTTGAGCCAACAATGCGGCATAAACCAAACGTTGTTGCAAAGTCGACCAAGGGCTTTGGCCAATAAGTGAGATTAAGTCTAAATTGGCCTTATTGAATTTATTAATGAGCTCATCATTATCCAACATGATGATTCTAGTAAAATTACCCATGGTTGCATTAAAGAGCGTTCTAAAGGTGCCAACCGAAATTAAAATACCTTCTTGTTCTTTCAAATAATCGCGCAAAAGGTATGCTTCTAACTCGTTTGGATATAAGAAAAATTCCAATGCTGATGAGGGCTCTTCTTCAGGAACCACGCATCCACTAATATGGTTATATTCCGCGTGGATACTAGTGAAAAATCCTAAAATATAAGAATAAAAAATTAGATATTTAATGTATTTCATCAAGCTTCCTAAATATAAGGTTACCTCATTATTTAATAAAGATTGGCTAAAATGCAGAGATCTCATGGTTCATGGCAAGACAGCCAGGTCCTTTGTGGGCTTGGCTTAAGATTTTGAACTTTTTGTATATAAGTTTGCTTTGCTGTGAAATTGTCCAAGTAAAGCTTCGGGTTAAAAGTGCATTGGTAAACTAGTAGTACTGTTTAAACAAGAATGGCTTTCCGTCATTAGTTATTAGTTTAAAGCTTCAAACTTTAGGGTATTTTCACAATTTTATTTAGGAACATAACACTTCCGGCCAATCTAATCGTTGAAATAACCCATTTTTTTTGCTCTATTTAAGAAGATTTCATTGTTTAAATTAAGATACATAGGATGCTCACTAATTAATGATGGCTCTCCATGCAAAAAACCAATTTTCTTATAAAACTCAATAGCGCTGGTGGTTGAACTTAAATCTATCTTTTCTGCACCTAAATGCCTGGCTAATTCAGCCACAATCGCTATCAAACCCGTTCCGATTCCTTTTCCCTGCCCGCTATTGGACCTAAGCTGGGCTATTCGAATTTGATTATTTTGCAAACGAACCAATGCAAAACCTAGATCTTTTTTATTTTCATCCACAAGATAAATACATATTCCTTGACCATACAAATAATGTCCATTTTCGAATCTAAAGCTAGTTCTTCCAATAATGCTTTGATTTATTCTAATTTCGCCCTGAAAAAAACTATTATTTAAATTATTCTCAAGAAAGGAAAAAGCTTCTTCAACGGATTGGTTAGTGCCATTTATCGAATAAGAACAACCAAACAAAAACAAAAAAACCAAAAATAATCTATTCATTAAAACACCTATTTAAACCAATTTCTATATATTTTTTAAAACTACAGTCAAGGCCGGGACCAGATTTTCAAAATCATGAGTTGC
Proteins encoded in this region:
- a CDS encoding GNAT family N-acetyltransferase, with the translated sequence MNRLFLVFLFLFGCSYSINGTNQSVEEAFSFLENNLNNSFFQGEIRINQSIIGRTSFRFENGHYLYGQGICIYLVDENKKDLGFALVRLQNNQIRIAQLRSNSGQGKGIGTGLIAIVAELARHLGAEKIDLSSTTSAIEFYKKIGFLHGEPSLISEHPMYLNLNNEIFLNRAKKMGYFND